GTTGCCTCCACCGTTGGTCGTTGTCGCTGCCTCCACCATTGGTCGTCGCCATTGCCTGCACCACCGATCGTCGCCACTGTCTTTACTTCTCTCACGCGAACTACGTTGTTCGTTGTCGCCTTTGGTTGTACGTCGTCGGCACTGGTTGTTCGTCACCGTCTTCGGCCGTTCATCATCGCCTTCAGCCGTTTGTCGTCGCCTTTGGCCGTTCGTGTCCGCCTTTGGCTGTTTCGTCGCCGCCTCCATTGTcccaaataaaaaagaaaaagaaaatattttgaaaaacaaaagtccccattttctgaaaaaaaaaataaaaaaaagggatcTACCGCCTCGGTTCGAaaccaaccgaggcaaaaaagcTCACacatattgcctcggttcagaaccgaggcaaaaaggttccctttttgcctcgcctgtatatacctcggttcaaGAACCGCGGTCATAAATCCAAAACAACCGAAGCAATAGCCCTTCATTGCACTAGTGCAAGCAGGCAGGTTCCAATCAGGAGGTGGTAGGGTTAGTGGAAGGGCGCATGCTGCTGGACGAGTCTACGCATTAAAAGGAGTCAAGGCAACAAATTCAGGTAATCTTATAATTAGTACTTGTTTGCTGGATGGTAATTCCTGCTGTGTACATTTTGATTCGGGAGAAACACATTCATTTATCTCAAAGGCATGTGTTGTTTACAAGAATGACAGTTCGttgagaacttttatcaccgCTCGGTTTGGACCAGGAGTTTTTTGGATAACATCCTTGGGTTTTGTGGATGAGAGTGAAAGTTCACGGAGAACATtcctcaccgctcggtttaggaccaggGATTGTCGAAGAGCGTTCCACGAGTTTTGTATTTGCGGTCGTTCTTCCAATAAATTGGACGATGATACAAGGCCTCTTGTTGCCTCTAGGCATGTCATGGAAGAAGTGGCTTTCTATGCGCCACTCACTTTTGATGGAATTAAGATATACCATGATCCGTAATAGAATAATGAAGGTGGCTTTCGACAACAAATAAGTAAGAGACAAGTGTTGGAGTTAATAAACGTTAACCAATAGTGTTAGAAGACATTAGTCTAAGTCTTAGACTTTAAATAGAATGATAATGACgtcatatatttttatctagTGGTCCCAGAAAATAAAGATGTTGCTTGCCAccatttatgtaaaaataatttcttgtaaccaatgtttttattattagagcattatatattatattattaatcatatatatatatatatactattaatTAGATATTTGGATTTTACTGTGCTTTATCATAGAACGCAAAAACACTGTTGTAAAGTAATATAAGggcaaattttttattattttattttcatattcatattttaaaaatacttatcttgttgatgAAGTTTCACGTAGAGATGCCATGTAGTGTAGCTTTCGCTTTGCTGAAAGTTCCTGGTGTCAATTTGAAGTAGCAATGTTGAGACCGAGCGCTCGTCTTGGTTTCTTGCAGTTTTAGTGGGATGttgctcggccccacggtgggcgccaaaatgtttcggtgggGATTTTGTGggaccgagacactaaccttttTGACGTGGCTTTGCTGCTTTCATACGCTGGAATTGAGTGCTTCATTCGCTTGGACTCCAGATGTCGTTCGTGCTCTTGatggggggaggtacctgcaaaatgCTCAAGTTAGGAGTGATTTTATGAACTGTTTATCACAGTTGAATATTTAAGTCTCGTAGAGGGTGAGTTGAACGTACTTGGTCTTTGaccctgtcattgtatttataagtgtttcattgatcaaataaaaacaaccttACTTGGAGAtctggttagttactcataaatggCTTTATCAATATCTTAACTGCTTATCATCATCTTCAGATCTTCAATCAtatattcttgattattttattctcctttgattattttatcttctgCTAGACTACTGGCCCAATAGTACCTTAAGTGTTGGCCCAATTATGGTCTAATATTATTTAACGCGGTTGACTTTAGTTGATGCGGTTGATGATAGCCTGATAGACCATTGTTGTAGTGATGACCAAACGACCTGTGATGTTAACCGTTTGATATACACTATATCTGATACACTaagtaaacaaaatttaatttaaactaattcGTTGTTATAAGAAAACAAAGGCTACCACTCAAACTTTCTTTTGAAACTGCATActattataaacttttaaaggctgtaacaattattttttatcatttagttaaaaaattacataacttttgtgtcttaatatatgtatatcatTTAccttttcagattttttttttcaacagtaccttataaattaaatcttttaatgTAGTGTTTTTACCTATGCATGAGTATTCGTGTattcattaatttcttttaggcttaatacctgtttttgtccctctttttaagggaaatgttcactttcgtcctacctttttcaaaaagttcaatgtggtcccacgttgtgaaaaaagtgtccaagttaatcctttttggtcacggcgttaaatatttaacgatcctgCTGCCAGCTAGGACTGATGTGTGCAACGTGGCTTTTTACCTGCGTAACGTGGCAGTTGACGTGGCAGTGGCAGTGATTAAAAAATTCTGAGTTAGGGTTTGAAGAGCAAGTGATGAGAACGAAGAGTGTAATTTTGTCGTCGAAGCCCCTGGTTGAAGAAGCATCAATGGAGAATCCTCCCACGGCCTTTTTTTGCTAGctctgtttttcctttttaaacaCTGAAAACAGGTATATTGTTGTTAGGTGTAAGAATTACAAGAACTTGACAATTAAATGTAGAATAGAGTAATGTGGagcttcctttttctctctcaaaaaGGATAAACGCACAATTTGCTCTACAGATTTCATCACCCAATTTGTATTTCCAGTTCTTCCAAAATGTTGAAGGAATAGATCAGTGGTTAGGTTTCCTTTTAATAGTATTTAGAAATAAAGTAAGAATTAGGGTTTccttttaatgttaattaaaattaattagggGTTGTTATATAAAGTAAGAATTTTTATTTCCTGTTAacgttaattaaaaataatttgggaTTGTTAATTTCTGTTGTaagtgataaattttaattatttctctaATTCTAAGtgagaaatttaattaaaccaaTTGAATCCTAATTACTCTAGTTAAACCCCAAATGCTGATTCATCTCAATACCCTAATCTGAAGAATTTTTTCCCCAATTTTGTTTGCCTTCCTCTTCTTCGCGGAAACCCCAACTTAAGGCGGCTTGGGAGTCTTGGAGCTCGCGCAAAAGGATTGCTAGGGGAGCAACTTTATTCTTCCCCATATATGTTTTCGGGTTCGGGGACAACCCCAGCCCTGGGAAAACTCTCCTGCCGTGCAAGTAGCAGTGGGGTTCTCTTTGTTCTCCCTCTTTTCTCTGTTCGAGCTTGACGTTGCAGGAGATCCTCATCCTCTCTGTTCTGGTTCGCGGGCGCAGTGGTCATGACCGTAGCATCTCTAGCGACTATGCAGCACAGGGGTTTCTGTTCTCGCATTTCTTTTGACTCACGATTGGTTTTTCGAGTTAGGGTTTTCTTTTTACAGGAACTCTTCTTCTTTCCAAAATTCCTTCTTTTGACTCTTCTTTTTACACTGCCACTGCCACGTCAACTGTCACGTTACGCAGGTAAAAAGTCACGTTGCACACATCAGTCCTAGCTGGCAGcaggatcgttaaatatttaacgtcgtgaccaaaaaggattaacttggacacttttttcacaacgtgggaccacattgaactttttgaaaaaggtaggacgaaagtgaacatttcccttaaaaagagggacaaaaacagGTATTAAGTCTTTCTTTTAATGGTGTGTAGAAAAGTCaagaaaaatgaataatcataaaattatatatattactatttaaacattaaaataaatatatattatttaaacacatttcaacaataaattaaaatttgtataaaaacattaaaataaataaagccataatattaatatagataTTCAAATCACCtttgaaacttataaataattcataacataataaaactatttattatgAACACCTTTTATAAATAATCCTATATATTAATGGATTATATTGTTAAGGAAAATAAGAActtgtattaaataaaaatgaatgagtGTTTTGGCGAGCGTTATGTTATTAagaataattaacataaattctTACAAACTTATTTCAGAAAGCTTTTAAGTTTTTAAGTCTTGAAACCAAGGTAaaagaaacatataatttaatagCCGTAGTCCAAGTCTATAAACATAATGTATCAAAATGTAACATCTAAAATAGGAGATTAAAAATTCACCATCTTCAATGACAAAATATAAAGAAGAATCATCAATTTTAAACTTCTTATACAAATCTTTATAATATGGAATGATGCCTTCTTGAAGCCATTTAGTAAGTTATATGATTGTATAATCAAATTCTTTAAATGTTTCAACGATGAATTACTTCCATTTTTAatagataaagatgaagaagacCTACAACAAAATCATCTACAAAACTTTAATTGGAGTACCTCAGAATAAATTAACCACCGAAAAAACTCTCCaaagaagaataataaaaattaactcaCTCATTTTTTGAATCATTTAGGATCAAAGCCAATAGACTAATATGAATTAATTAGTAAGTTATGACCATCCATAACTTttgaaattgttattttttaactccTAAAATTGTTGGTGTTTCAACTCTAACCCTCATCCACAAACGAACTGTTTCAACTCTTCAAAAACTCAAACAAGTAAATATCAAAGAGCACCAAATTTGAATATGTAACACAGTCTTTGAATCTCCAAATGTGAACCATTCTATAGTGAAATATCTAGTTCTTCTCCTTCCTAACAAGACAAATGAAATGTGTTTTGGAAACAGTTTTTctgaaatagttttttttttcgcttCCTCGGCATTTTCCCTCTCTTTTCCTTCCTTTACTTTACAGTAACAGCAATGATTGCAGCATAGATGCAgtgataacaaaaaatttaatctttcTCGGAAATGCAATTAGTAATTATCGAAGTGCAAAAAGCAATGGTCCTCATCAAATTCGTGAGTTGTGGAAGTACTatcaacattaaaaatttaccaaaaaaatattcaatcttCTGAGGTAGATAGCAACTCTAACCAcacctttctttcttcttattaGGAAGATAAAACAGTTTACTTTAGTTCGACATTgatgttaagaaaaaaaaaacacaagaaagtCTCATTACATTTTAATTACCTTCATCAGtttaatttagattaaaatagTAGGATTAAGCAATGCAAATTGGAGGAAGTCCACATCATGTTCCAAGATACTTATATGTTTCTCTGGCATTGTGATCCATGCTTCTATTCCATCTCTTGTTTCCATCAATATCACTGTGTTTGGGATACTTTCTTTATTACCTCCTCTTTGATCTAGCCAAAAGGGTTTTCCACAACCAAAATCCACTTCATTGAATCCCATATTACCCCAACTTGTGAACACTAATGAGATTGGTTTATTTTCTGCTATACCTTCAAGCATTAGTTCTGCACACTCATCACTCCACAAAAAATAAGGATCATTCTGCACTTTCAGAAACAAATCCTTAGTTAGTTTTCAAGTCCTTCTTTTAGAATGTCAACCAAATCTATGATCTCAGTGTTCTTGTTTACACCCTCAAGAACAAACAATGCAGGCCACAACAAATTTCCAACAACACCTtttgagaaaggctcccccatTCTTTTTCTCATGTCCACAACATGCAATGAAACCATTGGTCTTGTTTTGTCCTCTTTGATTGCTACAATCATATGTTTGCTTATGAATGAAGATACTACCTGATATCGTGTAGGTTTTGTTTCATCACATGTTGACATGGATTTTAGCTCATTGATGGCTTTGTGATCAAACAAAAATCTTCTTGTGGTGCAGTTTTCTTCTATGTTCGAGTCTTTGTTTATATTCAACATGCCAGCACGTACACCAGTGATGTTTCTTGGAGGGAACGAAGAAGCAGCAGAAGAGAAATCTGGCCATGAGATTTCTTCCTTTGACCCTTTGCAAATggcaaaccaggttttcaagaAGGCACTGCAAGAATATGCATCCAAGAGAATGTGGAGGTTACACAAGCCAATGGCTATTCCTCCACATTGGAATTTGTTTAGTTGAACAAGTAACTGGGGCAACACTTCTTCATGAAGATGGCACTTGTTAGGCTCACATGGAAGTAATTGGTTTAGCAGTTCTAATTTGGGTGGTTTTAAGAACACTTCCATGCTGGTGTTCACCGAAGCTTCCATGAAAATTACACCTTCATCATTGCAATCAATGGAAAAGAAATCACATCTTCTCCCAGCAAGAGGGTAGAAAATGGTTAGTGCCTCAGATAGTGATTTCTTCAACTGAGTTGAGCATTCTGAAAATCCTTCAAGGTTGGTGGTGTTTTTGTAAAAGAGGATCAATGGAAAATAGGTGTTGAGTTGAAAGACATCAAACAAGCataattttagggttttgcatTCTACAGAAGTTGGCAGTGATGGTTTAATGGTTTCTCTTGATGTGATGTTAATTTCCATTCTCAACTATTATCACCACAGAAGCTTGAATTTAAATATGGATAAGAGATCTCATCATAAATTTGTTCATTGGTATTTGTTTATATACACTCGTTGAGGAATGTCGAAACAATGTAGAAAATGACTTTTTTAATTGCTTTTGAACCATCACTTCAAAATAtctctgtattttttttttcttgttttaatcaatagttatagttttttaatgcaaccttaaaacatcaaataaccTTCTAACAAGCAATATATGCATTGTTGTTTTATAGTATTTTGTTAACAAAATTCATTTAGTGTTTACGTTTTATTCATTAAGtcatattatgttattaaaagtaattgtaATAGATAgttatatgaaaaagaaattgttaacgCCTAATTTACTTTtgtatttgatgttgaaatatatatttcactTTCCACTGATAAATATGCccgttttttatttaaagaagttgcctattttcatatttaatgttTAGATACTTTTAAATGCTCATTGGAAACATAGAGAAACTATTGAATGTGAATTTCATATCTAGAGGATTAGAGGTGTCATTTAGGTTTTTGATCCATGAGTTGACTCTGACGTAACATCTCTAAATGTAGagcttattttttttttctcattgtaGACTTTTTTTTAAACCGTAGCCCCAAAAGTCCCATGTGAAGGGGATTGGGATAGAATTTGGATCGGGCTAGCTCCTTCGTAGTAACTTAAgcaattttttattactttctttcATTACTCATAactattttaagttaaataaaaacttaactaattgaaaattaaatgtacatatattagtataatatgtaaaatttaatgGTGGTGTTGTAAGTTAACAGTCAATAAGAAGAAAACACATACTTttagtataattaatataaagattaacattttttcattataatgtTTAATTCATTACATCAACAATGTaacatatcaatatatatatatatatatatatatatatatatatatatatatatatatatatatattccaataTACTTCTTTTAACTTGTATTCTcagctattttattttaaatatattattatagtatcttaaaaattaattttatatttaaaaactctTATGTTGTTATTACTATATATAAAGAATACCTTCAATACAAATATCAATGgaatatttaacatattaattagTGAAGATTTTAATGTCCCATGTTGCTGTGTAAACAAACAAGTCAAGAATCTCAGCATCCTACCTTactatgtaatttttttatataaccaAATAACCATGTTTATTGAAAACtttttgattatgtgaatttTTCTCGTGTCTATCCTTGTGGGTTAAGGACAAACTATATGAGAAATGTCAAGAGaacatataaactatataaggttagaaattttataagaattcataaaaaaaaacgttgtagaaaaatatattatttttaattacagtTCA
This window of the Vigna angularis cultivar LongXiaoDou No.4 chromosome 7, ASM1680809v1, whole genome shotgun sequence genome carries:
- the LOC108336701 gene encoding stemmadenine O-acetyltransferase codes for the protein MEINITSRETIKPSLPTSVECKTLKLCLFDVFQLNTYFPLILFYKNTTNLEGFSECSTQLKKSLSEALTIFYPLAGRRCDFFSIDCNDEGVIFMEASVNTSMEVFLKPPKLELLNQLLPCEPNKCHLHEEVLPQLLVQLNKFQCGGIAIGLCNLHILLDAYSCSAFLKTWFAICKGSKEEISWPDFSSAASSFPPRNITGVRAGMLNINKDSNIEENCTTRRFLFDHKAINELKSMSTCDETKPTRYQVVSSFISKHMIVAIKEDKTRPMVSLHVVDMRKRMGEPFSKGVVGNLLWPALFVLEGVNKNTEIIDLNDPYFLWSDECAELMLEGIAENKPISLVFTSWGNMGFNEVDFGCGKPFWLDQRGGNKESIPNTVILMETRDGIEAWITMPEKHISILEHDVDFLQFALLNPTILI